From the Brachybacterium sillae genome, the window GTGCCGAAGGACCGCATGGCCCGCGCCGGCACGAGCACACTGTGACGAGCCTGCAACTGGTCCAGCTCGACCTGGGATCGACCGGAGGCGGACAGGCGAGCGGCCTCCGCCGCCTTCTCCTTCACCGCGCTGCGTTCGGCGCTGCCGAGGCCGAAGGAACCTCCCGAGGCGCCGGACCGGGCGGTGTCCTGCTCGATGTACAGCGGCACGATGTCCGGGGTCGCCTCCAGCGGCAGCAGCAGACGCTGGAGGAGGCGCCGCTCCCCCTGCGGGACGGTGCCGGTGGGGCCGGTGGTCGAAGTCATGCCGCCTCCTCAGCCGCGCAGCAGCGCGGGCAGCTTGTTGTCGGCCATGGAGAGGGCCGAGCCGATCGCCATATGCATGTCGAGGTACTGGTAGGTGCCCAGGCGCCCTCCGAAGAGGGTGCGGGGCTCGTGCTCGGCGCGACCGCGGTATGCCAGCAGGCGCTCTCGGTCGGTCGAGGAGTTGATCGGGTAGTACGGCTCCTCGTCACGATGGGCGAAGCGCGAATACTCGCGCTGGATCACCGTGCGGTCCTTCGGGTAGTCCCGCTCCGGATGGAAATGACGTGGCTCGATGATGCGGGTGTAGGGGACGTCCGCATCGGCATAGTTCATCACGGAGGTGCCCTGGAAATCCCCGACGTCGAGATGCTCGGTCTCGAGATCGATGGTGCGCCAGCCCAGATCACCCTCGGCGTAGTCGAAGTACCGGTCGAGGGGACCGGTGTACACCACGGGCACCTGACCGCGCACGGCGTCCTTGTTGAGCGGCTGCGAGGTGTCGAAGTAGTCGGTGGACAGCTTCACCTCGATGTTCGGGTGGTCCGCCATCCTCTCGAGCCATGCGGTGTACCCGTCCTTGGGCAGCCCCTCGTAGGTGTCGTTGAAGTAGCGGTTGTCGTAGGTGTATCGCACCGGCAGGCGCGTGATGATCGAGGCGGGCAGGTTCTTCGGATCGGTCTGCCACTGCTTGCCCGTGTAGTTCTTGATGAACGCCTCGTACAGGGGGCGGCCGATGAGGCTGATGCCCTTCTCATCGAGGGTGGTGGGGTCGGCGCCCGCGAGTTCCCCGGCCTGCTCGGCGATGAGGGCGCGGGCCTCATCAGGGGTGTACGCCGCCTGGAAGAACTGGTTGATGGTGCCGAGGTTGATCGGCAGCGGATACACCACACCCTTGTGGTTCGTATACACGCGATGCTGGTAGTGCGTGAATTCCGTGAACGTGTTGACGTACTCCCACACGCGCGTGTTGGAGGTGTGGAACAGGTGGGCACCGTAGCGGTGGATCTCGATGCCGGTGGCCTCGTCCCTCTCGGAGTAGGCATTGCCGCCGATGTGGTCGCGCCGGTCGATGACGGTGACCCGCACGCCATGCTCACGGGCTGCACGGTCCGCGAGGGTCAGGCCGAACAGGCCGGAACCGACGATGAGGAGGTCGGGTGTCGACACAGGCGGTGCCTTTCCACGAGGGGACGACCCCGAGGGGCCGAGGACGGACTCACCCTAGCCCAGCGGCCCCGTGCGCCCCGTCTGCACGCGCCGGGGCGCGCCGCCAGATCCCTGGCCCGCTTCTGCAGCCCCGGGTGCTCCGTCTGCACGCGCCGGGGCGCGCCCCTCCACCAGGACCCGGTACCCCCAGCGGCGCAGCCACCAGGGGGCGAGGCGGTAGGCGGCCCGGTGGCCGAGGTTCAGCAGCATGCGCGGGGCGCTGATGACACCGTCGCGGTGCAGGATCCGCTGCAACCTCAGATCGCTGCGCAGCAGACGCAGTCCACCGCGGCGGGCGAACAGGTCGGCGTCGACGCGGTAGTCCACGAGCACGTCGGGCAGGTTGGCGCAGCGCGCTCCGGCCAGGATCATCCTCTCCCACAGCCAGTAGTCCTCCAGCAGGGGAAGGTCCCGGTAGCCACCGGCATCGCGCGCCGCGTCGGCGCGCATCATGACCGTCGGGTGGTGGAAGGGGCTGTGCCCGCGCAGGTACCGCACGATCTGTTGGTGATGCAGGGGCCTCACCCGGAGTGGGCCGGTCCCCCGCGGCACCGCCTCGGAGAATTCCTGCATGGCCCCGCCGAGGAGGTCCACGGGCTGCGCACGGACGGCCCGGATCTGCAGCTCCAGGCGCTCGGGTCGACACAGGTCATCAGCGTCGGCCCGGGCCACGTACGCGGTGCGCACCGCCTCGAGTCCCTCCTGCAGGGTGGGGGCGAGGCCGCGATGCTCAGGCGCGCGCAGCACCCGCGCGGGCCCGAACTCCCCGTCCTCCACGGCGTGCAGCACGTCGGCGAGATCGCTCCCGACGGGGCCGTCGACGACGACGAGGAGTTCTGCCGGCGGTGCCGTCTGGTCACCGGTCGCGGAGCGCAGGGCGGCGCGGAACCGGTCGGGCCGGTCACCCCGCCACACCGGCATCAGGACGGTGACGTCCTGGGCGGTGATCCGATGCGTTCCCCGTGCCGTCCCGCGCGTGATCTGCGGAGCCGTCATCGACCGGCCGCCTCATCGACCGCACGGATCAGTGCAGCCTGCTCGGGATCGGCGGCGAGCACCTGCCAGGAGGGACGCGGTCGACGCACCAGGGCATCGCGCAGACCCCGCCCGCCCAGCGGCAGCAGATCGGGCTCACGGCGCAGCAGACGGATCCAGCCGACGACGGTGCTCCCGCCGTAGAGCACCCGCTCCCACCAGGTGAAGGAACGGGTGCGGAGCAGCGCCCACAGGCGATTGCGCACATCGAGAGAGAAACGTTCTCCCGGGGAGGCCTGGGCACTGCCGAACAGCCGCGTGCGGTGCTCGACCACGGAGTCGTCCACCTGCAGACCGAGACCCCGGCGCAGGAGGCGCCCGGTGTGCTCGAAGTCATCGGACCAGATGAAGTAGTCGGCATGGGGCAGCCCGTGGCGGCGCACGTCCTCGGCGCGCAACAGCGCCGAGACATAACTGGCGGTACGGATCGGCCGCGCACCGAGTGCGCGGGCCTGGGTCTTCTCCCGGGGCGAGGCGCCCACCCGCACACGGGAGCGGTTCATGGGGTGATCACGGCCGTCGGTCCACACCGCACGGGAGCTGAGCACGGAGGGCACCGGCCGGGCACGGTCGGCCGCACGCAGCAGAGCCTCCAGGGCGCGGGGCCGCGGAACGGTGTCGTCATCCATCACCCACACCCAGTCGGCACCGTGCACCTGGAGGGCGCGGGCGATGCCGGTGGCGAACCCCCCGGCCCCGCCGACGTTCCGCTGCAGGGGGATGGTCTCGGTGACGACGGGGTGCTGTGCGGCGACACGCCCGGACGCGTCCGTGGAGGCGTTGTCGATGACCACCACAGCCTGCGGCGGGCGGGTCTGCGCGGCCAGACCGTCGAGGCACTCCCGCAGCAGCTGCTGCCGGTTGTAGGTGACGACGACGGCGACGACCCGTTCCGCACCGTGGGATCCGGCGGACGGGGCTTCGGATGACGACCTCACGCGCGCTCCTTCTTCCGCACCGATCACGACCAGGGTGCCGCGCGGCGACCCCGGCGGGGCGGCCCCCGTGGGGCACGCGGCATCGCGAGTCTACGGACCCGGACCGGTTGAGCCTCCCGGCCGCGCCGAGGAGTCGGCGCTACAGTGATCGGCCGAGCGACCCGGGAACGACCGCACACGACGACGGCGAGGAGAGAGATCCGTGGACTCACGCCCAGACACCCCGCCGCGCCGGCCCGGTCGACCGCACCGTCCGATGGGCCATCGGGCCCGCCCGGGGGGTTCCGTACGGGTCGTGCCCGGGGCGACGGCCCCCGATGCTCCCCGCGGGAGCGCACCCACCGGGCCGGGATCCACCGTGCGCACCGGATCGACGGTGCGACGGATCGGCCCCGCGACACCGGTGGCCGCAGAGCGACCGACCCGGCCGATGCCCCGGGTCGAGGCGGAGATCGGGGGTCCGCCGACCGCCGGTCCTCCGGCGCCCGCTCCCCGCCCCAGCGGTTCGCGGCCGTCGACACGGCGACGCCGCGGCATCCGCCGCATCCCCCGCCCGGTCCGGCAGGCGACCACGCTGCTGTGCCTGCTGCTGGTCATCAGCCTGGGATGGGGCATCGGGCTGGCGGGGTGGGCCGACAGCCGCATCGCGCATGTCGACGCGCTCTCCTCTGCTGAGGGAACCCGAGGAACCACGTACCTCATGGCCGGCTCCGACCGCCGCGGGGGCACGACCGTCGCCGATGACGGCACCGAGGGGCAGCGTGCCGACACCATCATCCTTCTGCACCGCGCCCCCAACGGCCGCTCCTCACTGGTCTCGCTGCCGCGGGACACCCTGGTGGACATCCCCGGCCACGGGAGGATGAAGCTCAACGCCGCCTACGCCCTCGGTGGCCCCGCCCTGCTGGTGCGCACCGTCGAGGAGTTCACCGGGCTGACGGTGGACCATTTCGTCGAGGTCGGGTTCGACGGCGTCGCCTCCCTGGTGGACGCCGTCGGCACCGTGAACCTGTGCATCGACCGGGATGTCGACGACCCCAAGTCGGGCCTGCGCATGACGCAGGGTTGCCATGACGTCGGCGGCGAGCAGGCCCTCGCCTTTGTGCGCGCCCGGGCCTTCGACCCCACGGCCGACATCGGCCGGCAGCAGCGTCAGCAGCAGTTCCTGGCGGCACTGATGAAGCGCTCCGCCTCCCCCGGGGTGCTGTTCAACCCGGTGGCGCAGGTGCGGCTGGCCGGGGCCGGCTCCGCGGCGCTGCGCACCGACGAGCGCAGCGGCATCCTCGACGTCGGTCGCATGGCGCTGACGATGCGCGACGCGCAGAACGATGGCCGGGTGCTGTCGATCCCCATCGAGGATCCGCAGTTCCGCACGCGGCACTCCGGGGTGGCGATCCTCACCGATGATGACGAGGTGCGGTCGTTCTTCGCGGGCATCCGCGACGGATCCGCGGAACCGCCCGGGACGACCGGCTGATCCCGCGCCTGTCCGGGTGGGCTCGGTGGGGCCGGACCCGTCGGGTCGGATCCACCGGCCCGGTTCAGCGGAACAGCATGTCGATGACGATGTTCACCGAGTTCAGCACCGACTGGCCCTTGGACCGCGAATAGTCGGTGTAGAGGATGTGCACCGGGTGCTCCCGCACGGTGAGCTTAAGGCGTCCGATCTCCTCCACGAGCTCGGAGGCGTGCGCCATACGGTTCTGCTCGATGGTGATGCGCTCGCAGGCGGAACGACCGATCACCCGCAGGCCGTTGTGGGCGTCGGTGAGCTTCACCCCGCTGGTGAGGTTCGTGTACCAGACGGCGCCGCGCAGCACCATCCGCTTCAGCAGGCCCGGCTTCGTGCGGTTGTCGAGGAAGCGGGAGCCGAGCACGATGTCGACGCCCTCGGCCTCCCGCAGGGCGATCATCTCGGCGGCATCCTCCACCCGGTGCTGGCCGTCGGAGTCGAAGGTCACGACCTGCCGCATCATCGGGTCCCGCAGGGCGTAGTCGATGCCGGTCTTCAACGCGGCGCCCTGCCCCATGTTGTAGGGATGGCGCACCACCGCCGCACCGGCCTCCGCGGCCGCCTGGGCGGAACCGTCGGTGCTGCCGTCGTCGACGCAGACGACGAGGGGGTAACTGCGGCGCAGTTCACGCACCACATCCCCGACCACGGCCCCCTCGTTGAACAGGGGCATGACGAACCAGGTGGCGTCCGCCCCCGGCGCGGCAGTTTCGCGCAAAGGGTCGGAACTCCCCATGAGGTCTCCTCTGGTCCTTGCTCATTAGAGCCTTGCTGATCCTCCGCGTGCATCAGCGAAGCGAGGTTGCTCGCAGAGGATACCCTGAAGGCGTGGAAGAACTTCTTGACGTGCTGCGAGCAACAGTCGGCCCTGGGGGCCGCACAATGATCATCCAGGCGCTCCTCATCGCGGGCATCGTGTCGATAGTTGCCTGGCTCTTCATCCACCGGGGAACCAAGCAGCTGGCCGTGCGCCGCTTGCTGGTGATCGCCTTCGCGTTGTTCGCTCTCCTCACCGTGCTGTTCCCCGCCATGCTCACTCGCGTCGCGCACATCGTAGGGGTCGGACGCGGAACCGACCTTCTGCTCTACGCCACAGTTCTGGTTCTGCTCGGCTTCCTCGCCCTGCAAGAGGCACGGACCAAGGATGCCGAAAAACGCACCACCCATCTCGCCCGACGCCTAGCCATCGATGAGGCCGAACCGGCTGCGCAGTACCGCCAACGCTCGCTCAACACACACCACGGATGAGCGGCTTGCTCCAGTTTTCGCTGGCCGCCATCGCCGTTCTTCTGGTCGGTCACCTTCCGGGGTGGCTGACTGTGCGGACGCTGGGAGGGTCACGCCGTCTGGC encodes:
- the glf gene encoding UDP-galactopyranose mutase; translation: MSTPDLLIVGSGLFGLTLADRAAREHGVRVTVIDRRDHIGGNAYSERDEATGIEIHRYGAHLFHTSNTRVWEYVNTFTEFTHYQHRVYTNHKGVVYPLPINLGTINQFFQAAYTPDEARALIAEQAGELAGADPTTLDEKGISLIGRPLYEAFIKNYTGKQWQTDPKNLPASIITRLPVRYTYDNRYFNDTYEGLPKDGYTAWLERMADHPNIEVKLSTDYFDTSQPLNKDAVRGQVPVVYTGPLDRYFDYAEGDLGWRTIDLETEHLDVGDFQGTSVMNYADADVPYTRIIEPRHFHPERDYPKDRTVIQREYSRFAHRDEEPYYPINSSTDRERLLAYRGRAEHEPRTLFGGRLGTYQYLDMHMAIGSALSMADNKLPALLRG
- a CDS encoding glycosyltransferase, which produces MTAPQITRGTARGTHRITAQDVTVLMPVWRGDRPDRFRAALRSATGDQTAPPAELLVVVDGPVGSDLADVLHAVEDGEFGPARVLRAPEHRGLAPTLQEGLEAVRTAYVARADADDLCRPERLELQIRAVRAQPVDLLGGAMQEFSEAVPRGTGPLRVRPLHHQQIVRYLRGHSPFHHPTVMMRADAARDAGGYRDLPLLEDYWLWERMILAGARCANLPDVLVDYRVDADLFARRGGLRLLRSDLRLQRILHRDGVISAPRMLLNLGHRAAYRLAPWWLRRWGYRVLVEGRAPARADGAPGAAEAGQGSGGAPRRVQTGRTGPLG
- a CDS encoding glycosyltransferase, with the translated sequence MRSSSEAPSAGSHGAERVVAVVVTYNRQQLLRECLDGLAAQTRPPQAVVVIDNASTDASGRVAAQHPVVTETIPLQRNVGGAGGFATGIARALQVHGADWVWVMDDDTVPRPRALEALLRAADRARPVPSVLSSRAVWTDGRDHPMNRSRVRVGASPREKTQARALGARPIRTASYVSALLRAEDVRRHGLPHADYFIWSDDFEHTGRLLRRGLGLQVDDSVVEHRTRLFGSAQASPGERFSLDVRNRLWALLRTRSFTWWERVLYGGSTVVGWIRLLRREPDLLPLGGRGLRDALVRRPRPSWQVLAADPEQAALIRAVDEAAGR
- a CDS encoding LCP family protein translates to MRTGSTVRRIGPATPVAAERPTRPMPRVEAEIGGPPTAGPPAPAPRPSGSRPSTRRRRGIRRIPRPVRQATTLLCLLLVISLGWGIGLAGWADSRIAHVDALSSAEGTRGTTYLMAGSDRRGGTTVADDGTEGQRADTIILLHRAPNGRSSLVSLPRDTLVDIPGHGRMKLNAAYALGGPALLVRTVEEFTGLTVDHFVEVGFDGVASLVDAVGTVNLCIDRDVDDPKSGLRMTQGCHDVGGEQALAFVRARAFDPTADIGRQQRQQQFLAALMKRSASPGVLFNPVAQVRLAGAGSAALRTDERSGILDVGRMALTMRDAQNDGRVLSIPIEDPQFRTRHSGVAILTDDDEVRSFFAGIRDGSAEPPGTTG
- a CDS encoding glycosyltransferase family 2 protein, giving the protein MGSSDPLRETAAPGADATWFVMPLFNEGAVVGDVVRELRRSYPLVVCVDDGSTDGSAQAAAEAGAAVVRHPYNMGQGAALKTGIDYALRDPMMRQVVTFDSDGQHRVEDAAEMIALREAEGVDIVLGSRFLDNRTKPGLLKRMVLRGAVWYTNLTSGVKLTDAHNGLRVIGRSACERITIEQNRMAHASELVEEIGRLKLTVREHPVHILYTDYSRSKGQSVLNSVNIVIDMLFR
- a CDS encoding DUF2304 domain-containing protein; the encoded protein is MEELLDVLRATVGPGGRTMIIQALLIAGIVSIVAWLFIHRGTKQLAVRRLLVIAFALFALLTVLFPAMLTRVAHIVGVGRGTDLLLYATVLVLLGFLALQEARTKDAEKRTTHLARRLAIDEAEPAAQYRQRSLNTHHG